The following coding sequences are from one Aliarcobacter skirrowii CCUG 10374 window:
- the tssJ gene encoding type VI secretion system lipoprotein TssJ, translating to MQNILKIILLISILLFASSCAKKPTHLELEIYTSKDLNKDDYGKSSPLMLTFYELEEAGKFSKFDYWTLVEKSNDSLKDDLVSQSKHIILTNQKQTYKIYFGERTKYLGIIGNFKKIDNDYNWKNIIELKKDSYNYEKLEIRNFNIEREEK from the coding sequence ATGCAAAATATATTAAAAATTATATTACTTATATCTATTTTATTATTTGCTTCTTCATGTGCAAAAAAACCAACACATTTAGAACTTGAAATATATACAAGTAAAGATTTGAATAAAGATGATTATGGAAAATCTTCACCGTTAATGCTTACATTTTATGAATTAGAAGAAGCTGGTAAATTTTCAAAATTTGATTATTGGACACTTGTTGAAAAATCTAATGATAGTTTAAAAGATGATTTGGTATCACAATCAAAGCATATTATTTTAACAAATCAAAAGCAAACATATAAAATATATTTTGGAGAAAGAACAAAATATTTAGGGATCATAGGTAATTTCAAGAAAATAGATAATGACTATAACTGGAAAAACATAATCGAACTTAAAAAAGATTCATATAATTATGAAAAATTAGAAATTAGAAATTTTAATATAGAAAGAGAAGAAAAATAA
- the tssK gene encoding type VI secretion system baseplate subunit TssK yields MENCRVIWREGLFIRPQHFQQNDRHFDLEIMNRTKSLISNNWGFFKLEIDEHLLNSGKILIKHASGIFQDGTLFEVNSQNNTLLVDITSKDVNKILYLSLPIYIPQSDEIHFDEHKNIQTRFKSRTLSNVPNINTGESSNCELLVADYNYKLSFEEELDSYVSLPVCKVSDISISGTISLDKEFSPIFLYFNFSNLLLSQMKELLSSITFRAEKLSEKITNTVMKTTEIGDYLLLQLLNKVESELNFLLTQDKVHPERIFFILVSFTSELAVFMKKEKRLLSQINYNHQKQHESFKNLLQELKSMLVVVLEQNSIVLPINKAKYGIYVASINSKDMIDNSTFVFSVSSDISSNKVREILEVSLKFGTVETIRNLVNYHLVGYQLKPLSNAPKEIPYKVNHLYFKLELNEENIEELKRSSGFAFHLSTEIPNIEFTLWAIKNN; encoded by the coding sequence ATGGAAAATTGTAGAGTTATTTGGAGAGAAGGTTTATTTATTAGACCACAACACTTTCAGCAAAATGATAGGCATTTTGATTTAGAAATTATGAATAGAACAAAGAGTTTAATATCCAATAACTGGGGTTTTTTTAAATTAGAAATAGATGAACATCTTCTAAATAGTGGAAAAATACTTATAAAACATGCATCTGGCATATTTCAAGATGGAACACTTTTTGAAGTGAATTCTCAAAATAATACTTTGCTTGTAGATATAACATCAAAAGATGTCAATAAAATATTATATTTATCTTTACCAATATATATACCGCAAAGTGATGAAATACATTTCGATGAACATAAAAATATTCAAACTAGATTTAAATCTAGAACTTTATCAAATGTACCAAATATTAATACAGGTGAAAGTAGTAATTGTGAACTATTAGTAGCAGATTATAATTATAAACTATCTTTTGAAGAAGAATTAGATTCTTATGTTAGTTTACCAGTCTGCAAAGTATCAGATATTTCTATTAGTGGTACAATTTCTTTAGATAAAGAGTTTTCACCAATATTTTTATATTTTAATTTTTCAAATTTATTATTATCTCAAATGAAAGAATTATTAAGTTCTATTACATTTAGAGCAGAGAAACTGTCAGAAAAGATTACAAATACAGTTATGAAAACAACTGAAATAGGAGATTATCTTTTGTTACAACTGTTGAATAAAGTAGAAAGTGAATTAAATTTTCTATTAACTCAAGATAAAGTACATCCAGAGAGAATATTTTTTATTTTAGTTAGTTTTACAAGTGAACTTGCTGTATTTATGAAAAAAGAAAAACGATTGCTTAGCCAAATTAATTATAATCATCAGAAACAGCATGAAAGTTTTAAAAATTTATTACAAGAGCTCAAATCAATGTTGGTTGTAGTTTTAGAGCAAAATAGTATAGTTCTTCCTATAAATAAAGCTAAATATGGAATATATGTTGCTTCAATTAATAGTAAAGATATGATTGATAATTCAACATTTGTATTTAGTGTATCTTCTGATATTAGTTCTAATAAAGTTAGAGAAATTTTAGAAGTTAGTTTAAAATTTGGTACAGTTGAAACTATTAGAAATTTAGTAAATTATCATTTAGTTGGGTATCAGTTAAAACCATTATCTAATGCTCCAAAAGAGATTCCTTATAAAGTAAATCATTTGTATTTTAAATTAGAATTAAATGAAGAAAATATAGAAGAGTTGAAACGTTCATCAGGATTTGCCTTTCATCTTTCAACAGAAATTCCTAATATAGAGTTTACTCTTTGGGCAATTAAAAATAATTAA
- the icmH gene encoding type IVB secretion system protein IcmH/DotU: protein MEKTKIITRDINKSNITNFPKSKNESFEDFYNQTISKIDYDEIYNSNVNPFISASIPLFEALSEIGDDAEGVDVDKIRSEFISRINIFNDKCINNRIENMEILVSRYILCTFIDEKLNEKLSETDDWFNKSLLSIFHNETYGGENFFHLLEKFLKTPAKYINILELMYICLSLGFLGRYRVINKGVMEINSIRDSLYRQIKIIQRREPLTFYKKVEPSKQRFELFSKVSYSLVISLVSILLILIYLFLSFKLSEKSDEVSKELINLSIHKIENISKEHIS, encoded by the coding sequence ATGGAAAAAACAAAAATTATCACAAGGGATATAAATAAAAGTAATATTACAAACTTTCCAAAAAGTAAAAATGAAAGTTTTGAAGATTTTTATAATCAAACTATTTCAAAAATAGATTATGATGAAATATATAACTCTAATGTAAATCCATTTATCTCTGCATCAATTCCATTATTTGAAGCTTTATCAGAAATAGGAGATGATGCTGAAGGTGTAGATGTCGATAAAATTAGAAGTGAATTTATATCAAGAATAAATATTTTTAATGATAAATGTATAAATAATAGAATAGAAAATATGGAAATTTTAGTTTCTAGATATATATTATGTACTTTTATTGATGAAAAACTAAATGAAAAATTATCTGAAACAGACGATTGGTTTAATAAAAGTTTATTGAGTATTTTTCATAATGAAACTTATGGTGGTGAAAATTTTTTTCATTTATTGGAAAAATTTCTTAAAACTCCTGCTAAATATATAAATATTCTAGAGTTAATGTATATTTGTTTATCTTTGGGTTTTTTAGGAAGATATAGAGTGATTAACAAAGGTGTGATGGAAATAAATAGCATAAGAGATAGTCTTTATAGACAAATAAAAATAATTCAAAGAAGAGAACCTTTAACTTTTTATAAAAAAGTTGAGCCATCAAAACAGAGATTTGAACTTTTTAGTAAAGTTTCATATTCTCTTGTTATTTCATTGGTATCTATATTATTAATTTTGATATATCTTTTCTTATCTTTTAAACTTTCTGAAAAGAGTGATGAGGTATCAAAAGAATTAATAAATTTAAGTATACATAAAATAGAAAATATTAGTAAGGAACATATATCATGA